From Oryctolagus cuniculus chromosome 17, mOryCun1.1, whole genome shotgun sequence, a single genomic window includes:
- the LOC138846299 gene encoding L-lactate dehydrogenase A chain-like isoform X2 — protein MAALKDQLIYNLLKEEHVPQNKITVVGVGAVGMACAISMLMKDLADELALVDVMEDKLKGEMMDLQHGSLFLRTPKIVSGKDYSVTANSKLVIIMAGAQQQEGESRLNLVQRNVNIFKFIIPNVLKYSPNCKLLVVSNPVDILTYVAWKISGFPKNRVIGSGFNLDSARFHYLMGERLGVHPLSCHGWILGEHGDSSVPVWNGMNVADVSLKTLHSELGTDADKEQWKPRRHALGNPKRAAVLKSLDNVLPLHCLGYYRVLVGGCACGPF, from the exons ATGGCAGCTCTCAAGGATCAGCTGATTTACAACCTTTTGAAGGAAGAACATGTCCCCCAAAATAAGATCACGGTtgtgggggttggtgctgtgggcaTGGCCTGTGCCATCAGTATGTTAATGAAGGACTTGGCGGATGAACTTGCTCTTGTTGACGTCATGGAAGATAAACTGAAGGGAGAGATGATGGATCTCCAGCATGGCAGCCTTTTCCTTAGAACCCCTAAAATTGTCTCTGGCAAGGACTACAGTGTGACGGCCAACTCCAAGCTGGTGATCATCATGGCTGGGGCACaacagcaagagggagaaagCCGTCTGAACTTGGTGCAGCGTAATGTGAACATCTTCAAATTCATCATTCCCAATGTTCTCAAGTACAGCCCCAACTGCAAGTTGCTTGTTGTTTCCAATCCAGTGGACATCCTGACCTATGTGGCCTGGAAGATAAGTGGCTTTCCCAAAAACCGTGTGATTGGAAGTGGTTTCAATCTGGATTCAGCCCGCTTCCATTACCTGATGGGGGAAAGGCTGGGAGTTCACCCACTGAGCTGTCACGGCTGGATCCTTGGCGAGCATGGAGATTCAAGTGTGCCTGTGTGGAACGGCATGAACGTTGCTGATGTCTCCCTGAAGACTCTGCACTCAGAGTTAGGCACCGATGCAGACAAGGAACAGTGGAAACCG CGCAGACACGCTTTGGGGAATCCAAAAAGAGCTGCAGTTTTAAAGTCTTTGGATAATGTCCTACCACTTCACTGTCTAGGCTACTACAGGGTTTTAGTTGGAGGTTGTGCATGTGGTCCTTTTTAA
- the LOC138846299 gene encoding L-lactate dehydrogenase A chain-like isoform X1, translated as MAALKDQLIYNLLKEEHVPQNKITVVGVGAVGMACAISMLMKDLADELALVDVMEDKLKGEMMDLQHGSLFLRTPKIVSGKDYSVTANSKLVIIMAGAQQQEGESRLNLVQRNVNIFKFIIPNVLKYSPNCKLLVVSNPVDILTYVAWKISGFPKNRVIGSGFNLDSARFHYLMGERLGVHPLSCHGWILGEHGDSSVPVWNGMNVADVSLKTLHSELGTDADKEQWKPVHKQVVDSAYEVIKLKGYTSWAIGLSVADLAESIMKNLRRVHLISTMIKGLYGIKEEVFLSVPCVLGQNGISDVVKVTLTSEEEAHLKKSADTLWGIQKELQF; from the coding sequence ATGGCAGCTCTCAAGGATCAGCTGATTTACAACCTTTTGAAGGAAGAACATGTCCCCCAAAATAAGATCACGGTtgtgggggttggtgctgtgggcaTGGCCTGTGCCATCAGTATGTTAATGAAGGACTTGGCGGATGAACTTGCTCTTGTTGACGTCATGGAAGATAAACTGAAGGGAGAGATGATGGATCTCCAGCATGGCAGCCTTTTCCTTAGAACCCCTAAAATTGTCTCTGGCAAGGACTACAGTGTGACGGCCAACTCCAAGCTGGTGATCATCATGGCTGGGGCACaacagcaagagggagaaagCCGTCTGAACTTGGTGCAGCGTAATGTGAACATCTTCAAATTCATCATTCCCAATGTTCTCAAGTACAGCCCCAACTGCAAGTTGCTTGTTGTTTCCAATCCAGTGGACATCCTGACCTATGTGGCCTGGAAGATAAGTGGCTTTCCCAAAAACCGTGTGATTGGAAGTGGTTTCAATCTGGATTCAGCCCGCTTCCATTACCTGATGGGGGAAAGGCTGGGAGTTCACCCACTGAGCTGTCACGGCTGGATCCTTGGCGAGCATGGAGATTCAAGTGTGCCTGTGTGGAACGGCATGAACGTTGCTGATGTCTCCCTGAAGACTCTGCACTCAGAGTTAGGCACCGATGCAGACAAGGAACAGTGGAAACCGGTTCACAAACAAGTGGTAGACAGTGCTTATGAGGTGATCAAGCTGAAGGGCTACACATCCTGGGCCATTGGATTGTCTGTGGCAGATCTGGCAGAAAGCATAATGAAGAATCTCAGGAGGGTGCATCTGATTTCCACCATGATTAAGGGGCTCTATGGAATAAAGGAGGAGGTCTTCCTTAGTGTTCCTTGCGTCTTGGGACAAAATGGGATCTCAGACGTTGTGAAGGTGACTCTGACCTCTGAAGAAGAGGCCCACTTGAAGAAGAGCGCAGACACGCTTTGGGGAATCCAAAAAGAGCTGCAGTTTTAA